In one Mucilaginibacter sp. PAMB04168 genomic region, the following are encoded:
- the uvrB gene encoding excinuclease ABC subunit UvrB, with protein sequence MDFKINSHYIPSGDQPAAIKQLVDGVESAELYQTLLGVTGSGKTFTIANVIEQTQRPTLILSHNKTLAAQLYGEFKQFFPENAVNYFVSYYDYYQPEAFIPTTNTYIEKDLQINDEIEKLRLRTTSSLMSGRRDVIVVSSISCIYGMGNPEDFTNSIFKFAVGTRISRNAFLHRLVEILYARTTVEFKRGTFRVKGDTVDIYPAYLDYAYRVSFYGDDIEELSSFDPQTGKTLEKMPNMVLFPATLYVAPRDRFTSSIWAIQEELELRKQQFIDEKRFLEAKRLEERVNYDLEMIRELGYCSGIENYSRFFDGRKPGMRPFCLLDYFPDDYLMVIDESHVTVPQIRAMYGGDRSRKISLVEYGFRLPAAMDNRPLNFEEFERLAPQTIYVSATPGDFELEKSGGVVVEQVIRPTGLLDPLIEIRPIINQVDDLLDEVDKTIKIGDRILVTTLTKRMAEELAKYMDRLGIKCRYIHSEVKTLERVEILRGLRLGEFDVLIGINLLREGLDLPEVSLVAILDADKEGFLRSERSLIQTIGRAARNDRGRVIMYADTITESMRVTIDETTRRREKQMAYNEEHGIVPKTVGKSKEAIIEQTSVVDFKGGVQRAYVESEEITVAADPIVQYMSKSELKKAIENTKKDMMAAAKDMDFLAAAKLRDEMFALEKMMSEK encoded by the coding sequence ATGGATTTTAAGATCAATTCACATTATATTCCCTCAGGCGATCAGCCTGCAGCCATTAAACAACTGGTGGATGGCGTAGAGAGCGCCGAACTTTATCAAACCCTGCTGGGTGTTACGGGCTCAGGTAAAACGTTTACCATTGCCAATGTTATTGAGCAAACCCAACGCCCTACGCTCATATTAAGCCACAACAAAACACTGGCAGCCCAATTGTACGGCGAGTTTAAGCAGTTCTTTCCGGAAAATGCGGTAAACTACTTTGTGTCTTACTACGATTATTATCAGCCCGAGGCATTTATACCCACCACGAATACTTATATAGAAAAAGATCTGCAGATAAACGATGAGATTGAAAAGTTGCGCTTACGCACAACTTCTTCGCTCATGTCGGGCCGCAGGGATGTGATTGTAGTATCGTCTATATCGTGCATATACGGTATGGGTAACCCTGAGGATTTTACGAACTCTATATTCAAATTTGCAGTAGGCACGCGTATTAGCCGTAATGCATTTTTGCACCGTTTGGTAGAGATATTATATGCCCGTACCACCGTTGAATTTAAGCGCGGAACGTTTCGTGTTAAAGGTGACACTGTAGATATTTACCCGGCCTACCTGGACTATGCTTACCGCGTTTCGTTCTATGGTGATGATATTGAGGAGCTCAGCAGCTTTGACCCGCAAACAGGTAAAACACTGGAGAAGATGCCGAATATGGTGCTTTTCCCGGCAACCCTGTATGTAGCCCCCCGAGACCGGTTTACCAGCAGCATTTGGGCCATACAGGAAGAACTCGAATTACGTAAACAACAGTTTATTGACGAGAAGCGCTTTTTAGAGGCCAAACGACTGGAAGAACGTGTTAATTATGACCTGGAAATGATTCGCGAACTGGGCTACTGCTCGGGTATCGAGAACTACTCCCGCTTTTTTGATGGCCGCAAGCCAGGCATGCGCCCCTTTTGCTTGCTGGATTATTTTCCGGATGATTACCTGATGGTGATAGACGAGAGCCACGTAACGGTACCCCAAATACGTGCTATGTATGGCGGCGACCGCTCGCGTAAGATATCACTGGTGGAGTATGGTTTCCGCTTGCCGGCAGCTATGGATAATCGTCCGCTTAATTTTGAGGAGTTTGAGCGCCTGGCGCCGCAAACTATTTATGTAAGCGCTACGCCCGGTGATTTTGAGTTGGAAAAATCGGGTGGCGTAGTGGTTGAACAGGTTATACGCCCTACTGGCTTGCTGGATCCGCTTATTGAAATACGCCCTATTATTAACCAGGTGGATGATTTGCTTGACGAGGTAGATAAAACCATTAAAATAGGCGACCGCATACTGGTGACAACCCTTACCAAACGCATGGCCGAAGAACTGGCCAAATACATGGACCGCCTGGGCATCAAATGCCGTTACATACACTCAGAAGTAAAAACGCTTGAACGTGTGGAAATTTTACGTGGCCTGCGTTTAGGCGAATTTGATGTCCTGATAGGTATTAACCTATTGCGGGAGGGCTTGGACTTACCTGAAGTTTCCCTGGTAGCCATTCTGGATGCCGACAAGGAAGGTTTCCTGCGTTCTGAACGATCATTGATACAAACCATTGGCCGGGCCGCCCGTAATGACCGCGGCCGGGTGATTATGTACGCCGATACCATTACCGAGAGCATGCGCGTAACGATTGATGAAACTACCCGCCGCCGCGAAAAGCAAATGGCTTATAATGAGGAACATGGTATAGTACCTAAAACGGTAGGAAAATCAAAAGAGGCTATTATTGAGCAAACCTCGGTAGTGGACTTTAAAGGTGGCGTACAGCGTGCTTATGTAGAGAGTGAGGAAATCACCGTAGCTGCCGATCCTATTGTGCAGTACATGAGTAAAAGTGAGCTGAAAAAGGCAATTGAAAACACCAAAAAAGATATGATGGCTGCCGCCAAGGATATGGACTTTTTAGCCGCTGCCAAATTGCGGGACGAAATGTTTGCTTTGGAAAAAATGATGAGTGAAAAATAA
- a CDS encoding YfhO family protein — MSNWFKRNGIHFAIFGVFLAICFLYFTPAFQGKTLGQNDVTRAQSTQKEIMDYRAKGETILWTNQILGGMPAFQIWAPYSSNITSHIVSTLKAVFPSPVDTVLLLLAGAYFLFRVLRVNPWLSATGAVAFTFSSYNIILLVAGHANQAFAIAFFAPIIASIILTLRGRHLLGGSLTALFLALEIRANHIQMTYYLMLALFILVGIELYHAVKGKTLNSFVKSVAYLAGALLLAVAVNASILWSAYEYGKETIRGKSNLTKNTTEPAEGLPKDYAYAWSQGVGECITFLIPNAYGGASGLREIDPAKSEITKAFTSRNVPQEQAEGIVQQLGGAGVSTYWGEKQFTEGPFYFGAVICFLFVLGLFIIKNRIKWWLLGTVVLTMLLSFGRHFPYVSDLFFNYFPLYNKFRAVESILAVAGLCFPVMAILAIQEVIQSTDKTTLLKKAFIALYIVGGLTLLLIALPSVFLSFRSSNQQDIITYLTQALQGDSGLANSIMTGVVNERIAMERADAIRTLIFILLTFGLVWAYLKQKLNATVLSVGFLLVVMIDMWQVDKRYLNTDSFTEKQDTKQIQPREVDQFILRDTDPNYRVFDMTQSIMQDAFSPYFHKSIGGYSAARLKRYDELIENQFSKSINHDVLDMLNTKYIINADPKTQAAQMQANATACGHAWFVKSIKYAKDADEEMQAISSFDPKNEVIVDERFKKVAESKPHALDPNATIKLTSYNPDHLVYETGSQTEQVAVFSEIYYDKGWKMLIDGEEKPYFKADYLLRAAQIPVGNHKVEFVFHPASYYTGEGISLASSALLVLILGGAVYMESRKKGHAINQKA, encoded by the coding sequence ATGAGTAACTGGTTTAAGCGCAATGGCATTCACTTTGCCATCTTCGGAGTTTTTTTAGCAATTTGTTTCCTGTATTTTACACCTGCTTTTCAGGGTAAAACATTAGGACAAAATGACGTAACAAGAGCCCAATCCACCCAAAAGGAAATTATGGATTACCGGGCCAAAGGTGAAACCATTTTATGGACAAACCAGATTTTAGGCGGTATGCCTGCGTTTCAGATCTGGGCACCGTATTCCAGTAATATCACCTCACACATCGTTTCTACGCTTAAAGCCGTATTTCCAAGCCCGGTTGATACCGTGCTGCTTTTATTGGCCGGCGCTTATTTCCTGTTTAGGGTGTTAAGAGTAAATCCGTGGCTTTCTGCTACAGGTGCGGTAGCTTTTACCTTCTCATCCTATAATATTATTCTTTTGGTAGCAGGCCATGCTAACCAGGCTTTTGCCATAGCATTTTTTGCACCTATTATAGCCAGTATAATACTCACCTTACGTGGCAGACATTTGCTTGGCGGCTCGCTCACGGCATTATTTTTAGCTTTAGAGATTAGAGCTAACCACATACAAATGACGTATTACTTAATGCTTGCCTTGTTTATACTGGTGGGCATAGAGCTTTACCATGCTGTAAAAGGCAAAACGCTTAACAGCTTTGTTAAATCTGTTGCTTACCTGGCTGGCGCATTATTACTGGCAGTGGCTGTAAACGCTTCAATTTTGTGGAGCGCTTATGAGTATGGTAAAGAAACCATTCGTGGCAAATCAAACCTTACCAAAAACACTACCGAACCGGCTGAGGGTTTACCTAAAGATTATGCTTATGCCTGGAGCCAGGGTGTAGGCGAGTGTATTACCTTTTTAATACCAAATGCTTACGGCGGCGCCTCGGGGTTGCGAGAAATTGACCCAGCAAAGTCGGAGATCACCAAAGCCTTTACTTCCAGAAATGTACCGCAAGAACAGGCCGAGGGCATTGTACAGCAATTAGGTGGTGCAGGCGTTTCTACTTACTGGGGCGAAAAGCAGTTTACCGAAGGTCCGTTCTACTTTGGTGCAGTTATTTGCTTCCTATTTGTGCTGGGTTTATTCATCATCAAAAACCGCATCAAATGGTGGCTTTTAGGAACGGTTGTATTAACCATGCTGTTATCCTTCGGCAGGCATTTTCCGTACGTTTCCGATTTATTCTTCAACTACTTCCCACTTTATAACAAGTTCAGGGCTGTTGAGTCTATACTGGCTGTCGCCGGTTTGTGTTTCCCAGTTATGGCGATTTTAGCCATACAAGAGGTTATTCAATCAACCGATAAGACAACATTATTAAAAAAGGCATTCATTGCCTTATATATTGTTGGCGGTTTAACACTTCTGCTTATTGCGCTGCCAAGTGTGTTCCTGAGCTTCAGATCTTCTAACCAGCAAGACATTATTACTTACCTAACACAGGCGCTACAGGGCGACAGCGGGCTAGCTAACTCCATTATGACTGGTGTGGTAAATGAGCGGATTGCGATGGAACGTGCTGATGCGATCAGAACGCTGATTTTTATTCTTTTAACATTTGGCCTGGTTTGGGCTTATTTAAAGCAAAAACTTAATGCCACTGTACTTTCTGTGGGCTTTTTGTTAGTAGTGATGATAGATATGTGGCAGGTGGATAAACGCTATCTGAATACCGACAGCTTTACTGAAAAGCAGGATACCAAACAAATTCAACCACGGGAAGTAGATCAGTTTATTTTACGTGACACTGATCCAAATTATCGTGTTTTTGACATGACGCAGAGTATCATGCAGGATGCCTTTAGCCCTTATTTTCACAAATCTATTGGTGGTTATTCTGCTGCACGACTAAAGCGTTATGACGAATTAATTGAAAATCAGTTTAGTAAAAGCATTAACCACGATGTGCTTGATATGCTAAATACCAAGTACATTATTAATGCAGATCCAAAAACCCAGGCTGCGCAAATGCAGGCCAATGCAACAGCTTGCGGTCATGCCTGGTTTGTAAAAAGTATTAAATACGCAAAGGATGCCGATGAAGAAATGCAAGCCATTAGCAGCTTTGATCCTAAGAATGAAGTGATAGTTGACGAACGCTTTAAAAAAGTAGCCGAAAGCAAACCACATGCCTTAGACCCCAACGCTACAATAAAATTGACCAGTTACAACCCCGATCATTTGGTTTACGAAACCGGCTCACAAACTGAGCAGGTGGCTGTTTTTTCGGAGATATATTATGATAAAGGCTGGAAAATGCTGATAGACGGCGAAGAGAAACCCTACTTCAAAGCCGATTACCTGTTGCGTGCAGCTCAAATACCCGTGGGTAACCATAAGGTAGAGTTTGTATTTCATCCGGCATCTTACTACACCGGCGAGGGCATATCACTGGCCAGTTCAGCGCTGCTGGTGCTGATTCTAGGCGGTGCTGTTTATATGGAAAGCAGAAAGAAAGGCCACGCCATTAATCAAAAAGCATAA
- a CDS encoding glycosyltransferase family 2 protein: MFRPKLSVITVVYNNVRDIERTLLSVINQTYDNLEYIVIDGQSTDGTLDIIHRHEGRITKLISEKDQGIYDAMNKGLALATGDYVLFMNSGDEIYSKETVANVFATADNADIYYGETEMIDSNGNSLGRRRHEAPEQFTWRDFKYGMSISHQAIYIKKSLTQPYNSQYQLSADIDWILQAAKKARHIVNVHAYVAKYLVGGMSKKKHRQSLLERFSIMRKHYGLVPTAINHVIIAFKLGGYWLKHRRTND, encoded by the coding sequence ATGTTTAGGCCGAAGCTTAGCGTAATTACTGTAGTTTATAACAACGTTAGGGATATTGAACGTACGCTTCTTTCGGTTATTAATCAAACCTATGATAACCTTGAGTACATTGTGATAGACGGGCAATCGACCGATGGCACGCTTGATATTATACACCGGCATGAAGGCCGGATTACCAAATTAATAAGCGAAAAGGACCAGGGAATTTATGATGCCATGAATAAAGGTCTTGCGCTGGCCACGGGCGACTATGTGTTATTCATGAACTCCGGCGATGAGATTTACTCGAAAGAAACGGTAGCTAATGTGTTTGCCACCGCCGATAATGCCGACATCTACTACGGTGAAACCGAAATGATAGACAGCAATGGTAACAGTTTGGGCCGCCGCCGCCATGAGGCACCAGAGCAGTTTACCTGGCGCGATTTTAAATATGGCATGAGCATTAGTCATCAGGCCATTTACATTAAAAAGTCCTTAACCCAACCCTATAATTCGCAATATCAGCTTAGCGCCGATATTGATTGGATACTGCAAGCCGCTAAAAAAGCACGTCATATTGTAAACGTGCATGCCTATGTGGCTAAATACCTGGTGGGCGGTATGTCAAAAAAAAAGCACAGGCAAAGCCTTTTGGAACGTTTCTCCATTATGCGCAAGCATTATGGGTTGGTGCCAACGGCCATCAATCATGTAATTATTGCTTTTAAATTGGGTGGGTACTGGTTAAAGCACAGAAGAACGAATGATTAA
- a CDS encoding DinB family protein: MKLAAELKAINAALDTYRQQLDEIPDDVFAETPAIGGWSFAEVYSHIMQASLGSSVAAEKCCNKTGSTTTEGLNWKGMLVFLLGRFPPGKRKAPPAVAELTKNITKEEARNLIIKVRKRLESVVPLTQHAPDNNKISHPGLGMLNAGQWIKFLRIHLEHHLAQLSRIRKSFPQE, encoded by the coding sequence ATGAAGTTGGCCGCCGAACTTAAAGCCATTAATGCCGCGCTGGATACTTACCGGCAGCAACTGGACGAAATACCAGATGATGTGTTTGCCGAAACGCCGGCCATCGGCGGATGGTCGTTTGCTGAGGTGTATTCGCATATTATGCAGGCCAGCCTGGGTTCGTCTGTCGCCGCCGAGAAATGCTGCAATAAAACCGGTTCAACCACCACAGAGGGTTTGAACTGGAAAGGTATGCTGGTTTTTTTGTTGGGCCGTTTTCCGCCTGGTAAGCGCAAGGCGCCGCCTGCAGTTGCCGAACTTACCAAAAACATTACCAAGGAGGAAGCACGCAACCTCATTATAAAGGTGCGTAAGAGGTTGGAAAGCGTAGTGCCTTTGACTCAACATGCGCCTGACAATAACAAGATAAGTCACCCCGGCCTGGGTATGTTGAATGCCGGGCAGTGGATTAAATTTCTACGTATCCATCTGGAGCATCATTTAGCGCAGTTGTCGCGCATTCGAAAAAGTTTTCCACAGGAGTAA
- a CDS encoding methyltransferase domain-containing protein, translating into MSNELTDRKFWANYWESKTDLAFQVPANYTFNKLLKQLLADNKIKTAIELGGFPGYYAIFLKKYFGLDTTLFDFYVHQPILKEVLTANQLHEQDVKVIEGDLFKYQPDQQYDLVLSCGLIEHFNDTKDIISRHLQFLKPGGTLFITLPNFTGVNGWVQRRYDMDNYNKHNINSMNPALLADYCEQLGLKNVEAYYYGHYSIWLENMKQQSSVTRAFLKGLWLAGKVFTKVIPIESKSLSPYIVVKAVM; encoded by the coding sequence ATGAGCAACGAACTCACCGACCGTAAATTCTGGGCAAATTACTGGGAATCAAAAACTGACCTGGCTTTTCAGGTGCCGGCTAATTATACTTTTAACAAGCTGCTGAAACAGCTTTTGGCCGATAATAAGATTAAAACGGCCATTGAGCTGGGTGGCTTTCCTGGCTATTACGCCATATTTCTGAAAAAGTATTTTGGTCTGGATACCACCTTATTTGATTTTTATGTGCACCAGCCCATTTTAAAAGAGGTGCTGACTGCTAACCAGCTCCATGAGCAGGACGTTAAAGTTATTGAGGGTGACTTGTTCAAGTACCAGCCAGATCAGCAATATGACCTGGTATTATCGTGCGGCTTAATTGAGCATTTTAATGATACTAAGGATATCATCAGCCGTCACCTGCAGTTCCTGAAACCCGGCGGTACCTTGTTTATCACTTTGCCCAACTTTACCGGTGTAAACGGATGGGTGCAGCGCCGGTATGATATGGATAACTACAACAAGCATAACATTAACAGCATGAATCCGGCCCTTCTGGCCGATTACTGTGAGCAGTTAGGACTAAAAAATGTTGAGGCTTATTACTATGGGCACTACTCCATCTGGCTCGAGAACATGAAACAGCAAAGCAGTGTGACCAGGGCTTTTTTAAAAGGTTTATGGTTAGCCGGCAAAGTGTTTACCAAGGTTATCCCTATTGAAAGTAAATCGTTATCGCCTTATATTGTAGTTAAGGCGGTGATGTAA
- a CDS encoding glycosyltransferase — MLKVVHINTYDGNGGAGRACLRLNKALLAENIDSKVIVHYKFGKNPLILTFNSTAVQKAYTAATIVLERIIAKRLLKPLKRTPFSFTWFGRSVINHPDVKAADVIHLHWVNHSFLNPKHLAELATLDKPIIWTFHDSNGFTGGCHVRYTCDHFVRQCGYCPLLKKADADDASHKIWQQKHDAYQQLKFNVIAPSNWMLNSVLVSSLMQDKPAIQIPNTLETDVFKPADKVWAKEQLGLPKDKFIFLTGFMPSRKDLHKGTSYLLESLELLKEKLGVSADKVELVVFGNRNAKDVPEFSFKTNFLGTINDDARLAMCYAAADAFLIPSLEDNLPYTVMESLACGTPVVAFTTGGIPDMVEHQQSGYLAEYRSSKSFAEGMEWILTHPDKASLQKQARNAVIERYSEKVIAQKHLQLYQQVVNKPEAGGQNV; from the coding sequence ATGCTAAAAGTGGTGCATATTAATACGTACGATGGTAATGGTGGCGCTGGCCGGGCCTGTTTACGCCTGAACAAGGCATTGTTAGCTGAAAATATTGATTCGAAAGTAATAGTGCACTATAAGTTCGGCAAAAATCCGTTGATACTCACCTTCAATTCAACGGCTGTACAAAAGGCGTACACTGCGGCTACTATTGTACTAGAGCGTATTATAGCGAAACGGTTGCTAAAACCTTTAAAGCGTACACCCTTTTCATTTACCTGGTTTGGTCGCTCGGTTATTAACCACCCGGATGTTAAGGCGGCAGATGTGATACATTTACACTGGGTTAATCATAGCTTTTTAAACCCTAAGCACCTGGCCGAACTTGCAACGCTGGACAAACCCATTATCTGGACCTTCCATGACAGCAATGGCTTTACCGGCGGTTGCCATGTGCGTTATACCTGCGATCACTTTGTAAGGCAGTGTGGCTATTGCCCCCTGCTCAAAAAAGCAGACGCAGATGATGCCTCGCATAAAATATGGCAGCAAAAGCATGATGCGTATCAACAGTTAAAATTTAACGTTATAGCGCCGAGCAACTGGATGCTAAATTCGGTTTTGGTAAGTAGCCTGATGCAGGATAAGCCGGCTATACAAATACCTAATACGCTCGAAACCGATGTGTTTAAGCCGGCCGATAAAGTCTGGGCAAAAGAACAATTGGGCTTGCCAAAAGATAAATTCATTTTTTTAACGGGCTTTATGCCCTCGCGTAAGGATTTGCACAAAGGCACCAGTTATTTGCTGGAGAGCCTGGAGTTACTAAAAGAGAAATTGGGTGTATCTGCTGATAAAGTGGAGCTGGTTGTTTTTGGTAATCGGAATGCCAAGGATGTACCAGAATTTTCTTTTAAAACCAACTTTTTAGGTACCATAAATGATGATGCCAGGCTAGCTATGTGCTATGCAGCGGCAGATGCGTTTCTGATACCATCACTCGAGGATAATTTACCTTATACTGTTATGGAAAGCCTGGCCTGCGGCACGCCGGTTGTTGCATTTACCACGGGGGGAATACCCGACATGGTTGAGCATCAGCAAAGTGGTTACTTAGCCGAGTACCGCTCATCAAAGAGCTTTGCCGAAGGCATGGAGTGGATCTTAACTCATCCTGATAAAGCAAGTTTGCAAAAACAAGCGCGTAACGCAGTAATAGAAAGGTACTCTGAAAAAGTGATTGCACAAAAGCACCTGCAACTATACCAGCAGGTGGTCAACAAGCCGGAGGCGGGAGGGCAAAATGTTTAG
- a CDS encoding DUF4834 family protein, whose translation MLLIRILIITICVLYIVRSLARIFLPMLFQSVVNKAQQQHNQHYTQQRPHSRPEEKIKVDYVPPAPKTTIPDNEGDFIDYEEVK comes from the coding sequence ATGTTACTCATACGTATTCTGATTATAACTATCTGTGTTTTGTACATTGTTCGCAGCTTGGCACGTATATTTTTGCCTATGCTGTTTCAGAGCGTAGTAAACAAGGCACAGCAGCAACATAACCAACATTACACACAACAACGCCCACACAGCCGCCCCGAAGAAAAAATAAAGGTTGATTATGTGCCACCGGCGCCTAAAACCACCATACCCGACAACGAGGGCGATTTTATTGATTACGAAGAAGTAAAATAA
- a CDS encoding UDP-2,3-diacylglucosamine diphosphatase gives MAKREVDIVVISDVHLGTYGCHAKELLRYLKSIRPKKVILNGDIIDIWQFSKSYWPESHMKVVRRLLKFVTEGVPVYYLTGNHDEMLRKFADFNLGQFQLLNKLVLEVDNKKAWIFHGDVFDVTMQHSKWLAKLGAVGYDTLIILNSLVNWGLTALGRQKMSFSQKIKGKFKDAVKFINHFEQTAADLAVDKQYDYVICGHIHHAEIKQVKATDQPGSVLYLNSGDWVESLTSLEYADGKWAIFKYKPEDFNSDADDDDKADAEDLNASLDVRVLLEKFKLETH, from the coding sequence ATGGCAAAACGCGAAGTTGATATTGTAGTAATTTCTGATGTGCATTTAGGCACCTACGGTTGCCACGCCAAAGAACTGCTCCGTTATTTAAAAAGCATCCGCCCTAAAAAGGTCATCCTAAACGGCGATATTATCGATATCTGGCAATTCAGCAAATCGTACTGGCCCGAGTCGCATATGAAAGTGGTGCGCCGCCTGTTAAAATTTGTGACCGAAGGTGTGCCGGTGTATTACCTTACAGGTAACCACGATGAGATGCTGCGCAAGTTTGCCGATTTTAACCTGGGTCAGTTCCAGTTGCTCAATAAACTGGTTCTTGAAGTTGATAATAAAAAAGCCTGGATATTTCATGGTGATGTGTTCGATGTAACCATGCAGCATTCCAAATGGCTTGCAAAGCTGGGCGCAGTTGGTTATGATACCCTTATTATCCTGAATAGTTTGGTCAACTGGGGCCTTACCGCGCTCGGAAGACAAAAAATGAGTTTCTCTCAAAAAATTAAAGGCAAGTTTAAAGACGCTGTAAAATTCATTAATCATTTTGAACAAACCGCGGCCGATTTAGCTGTAGATAAGCAATACGATTATGTGATATGCGGCCACATTCATCACGCCGAGATTAAGCAGGTTAAAGCTACAGACCAACCCGGTTCGGTGCTCTACCTAAATTCTGGCGACTGGGTTGAGAGCCTCACAAGCCTTGAATATGCCGACGGCAAATGGGCCATTTTCAAGTATAAGCCCGAAGACTTTAACAGCGATGCTGATGATGACGACAAGGCTGATGCTGAAGATTTAAACGCCAGTTTAGACGTAAGGGTGTTGTTAGAAAAGTTTAAATTGGAGACGCATTAA
- the upp gene encoding uracil phosphoribosyltransferase: MLFVLNDTNTICNQYLAELRDADLQQDRMRFRRNQERIGEALAYEVSKSLKYKAVEVQTPLGIAQLNIPDEQPVLGTILRAGLPLHQGFMNVFDQSASAFVTAHRKSKKNGSFVIQIEHISTPDLDGKTFILCDTMLATGQSVVQVCKEIMGQYRLAALHIVAVIASTEGVEHVRANLPMASLWIGAIDEEMTTKSYIVPGLGDAGDLAFGEKM; the protein is encoded by the coding sequence ATGCTTTTTGTATTAAATGATACCAATACCATTTGTAACCAGTACCTGGCCGAGCTGCGTGATGCGGACCTGCAGCAGGACCGTATGCGTTTTAGGCGTAACCAGGAGCGTATAGGAGAGGCGCTGGCTTACGAGGTAAGCAAAAGCTTAAAGTATAAAGCTGTAGAAGTGCAAACGCCATTAGGAATTGCCCAGTTAAACATACCCGATGAGCAACCGGTGCTGGGCACTATTTTGCGTGCTGGCCTGCCCTTACACCAGGGTTTTATGAATGTGTTCGATCAGTCGGCATCGGCTTTTGTAACGGCTCATCGCAAAAGTAAGAAGAACGGTAGTTTTGTAATACAGATAGAGCACATATCCACCCCTGATTTGGATGGCAAGACCTTTATTTTATGCGATACCATGCTGGCCACTGGCCAAAGCGTAGTACAGGTATGCAAGGAAATAATGGGCCAATACAGGTTAGCAGCCCTACACATTGTAGCAGTAATTGCCAGTACAGAGGGAGTAGAGCATGTACGTGCCAACCTGCCAATGGCCAGCTTGTGGATAGGGGCTATTGATGAAGAAATGACCACCAAATCTTACATCGTACCCGGCCTGGGCGATGCCGGCGATTTGGCGTTTGGTGAAAAAATGTAG
- a CDS encoding YjjG family noncanonical pyrimidine nucleotidase: protein MKRYTHLFFDLDHTIWDFDRNAEETLHELYELHGLQALGVASKVAFIETYTRNNHQLWADYHLGKITKDALRQLRFNKTFSDLGMHPDLIPAGFEDAYVQLCPTKTNLFPHAHETLTYLHSKYKLHLITNGFRESQDVKLKGSGLAEYFQHIIISEEVGFNKPHQAIFEHALNLAGATKEESIMIGDSLEADIYGALNFGMDAIYFNPLKMPKPTDVPVQIHSLDELTRLL, encoded by the coding sequence ATGAAGCGCTATACTCACCTCTTTTTTGATCTTGACCATACCATTTGGGACTTTGACCGCAATGCTGAAGAGACTTTGCATGAGTTATATGAATTGCATGGTTTGCAGGCTTTGGGCGTTGCATCTAAAGTGGCTTTCATTGAAACCTATACACGTAATAATCACCAACTGTGGGCCGATTACCATTTAGGTAAAATTACCAAAGATGCGCTGCGGCAGTTGCGCTTTAATAAAACCTTTAGTGATTTAGGCATGCATCCGGACTTGATACCGGCGGGTTTTGAGGATGCTTATGTGCAGCTGTGCCCAACTAAAACCAACCTCTTTCCGCATGCGCACGAAACGCTCACTTACCTGCATTCAAAATATAAGCTGCATTTAATTACCAACGGGTTTCGCGAATCTCAGGATGTTAAGTTAAAAGGCTCGGGGTTGGCCGAATACTTTCAGCATATCATCATTTCTGAAGAAGTTGGTTTTAACAAGCCTCATCAAGCTATATTTGAGCATGCGCTTAATCTGGCAGGCGCCACTAAAGAAGAAAGCATTATGATAGGCGATAGCCTGGAGGCCGATATTTATGGTGCGCTGAATTTTGGTATGGACGCTATTTATTTTAACCCGCTAAAAATGCCAAAACCGACTGATGTGCCGGTACAAATACATAGCTTAGATGAACTAACCCGATTGTTATGA